DNA from Electrophorus electricus isolate fEleEle1 chromosome 5, fEleEle1.pri, whole genome shotgun sequence:
tgagggttaagggccttgctcatgggcccaacagcggcaacctggcagtggtggggcttaaatcagcaaccttccaattacaaatcaagtaccttaaccactgagctaccactgccaggTGGTACCACTAAACAATTTTAAGATAGTTGCCTAGATCTAGCTGTTTTGTAAACCAATCATTTCTAAATTCATTATAAAGTGTTCATCATTTGTAACCAAAGCATGCTTCCTTGTTGTCAAGAGGAGCATAgaactacatttaaaatcaatagACTACCTTCAATATACACCGATCATCCACGTTAAAACCACTTATAGGGaaaatgaataacattgatATATCCCAGCCCTTTGGCACCTGTCAAGGTTCTTGATGTCGATGTGCTGGAAGCAGGAAAATGAGCAACCAATAGGAACTATAGGACATTGGCAACTATAGGACATTGTGATGCCTAGTTTGGGTCAGAGCACCTCAAAtggcaggtcttgtggggtATTCCCAGAAATGattagtacctaccaaaagtggcCCAAGCAAAGACAAGCAGTCAACCAGCAACAGGGTCATGTAGACACTGCAGAAAAGTGGCCTGGCCCAGTGGATcgtgttttcttttatgtaatGTGGATGGCTGAGTGCAGGTGCTTTGCGTAACTCGGGAAGATATCACCAGCAGTCACAATGGGAAGGAGGCAAGGGCAATTTTCTGCCTGCATAAACATTGTTGTACATCAAGTATACCCTTTCATAGGAATTGTATTCCCTAATGACAATGGCCTCTTTTAGCAGGATAATGTGCCTTACCACACTGGAAAAAAACTCATTTGTTGtttgagaaatatgaaaaaGCTTTCAAGGTGTTGAATTGGTGTTgaattttgtacatacatagaatatatatatttatctgcatatatatatttttctctatgcacccctgtgcATAGGggtgtttctcttcctcagtttggacagagcactctccaccatttcactgcgagttatactgtgtatgactatgtatgtgacgaataaaccgaacttgaacttgaacttgaattggCCTGCAAATTTCCTAGATCTCAATCCGACcaagcatctgtgggatgtgctggaaaaacaagtttgATCCATGGAGGCCCCACCTTTCTATGTATAGTACAAAAGTTCTGGTTCctttctggaatcttcttcagctgtagtgtactgtagtaaaagttGCAGAGATTCAATTcagaattgtagtgaagtacacagtttccagagaaacacgaCACTTTGGACAGTGTTCTAGCTGGACacaagatggagaaagagggaatgcACCTCAATTCATGTGTGTGCGAAACACCCGTCTGGAGTTCACAGTTAATTTGAAAACTTACCATTTGATAACTGACATCTGGAGACATCCACATGGAGAGCTATCACACTCTCGTCCATGATTTCGATAAAAATATTGAGACAATGCATGAAAACGTCTATACGTGGTCTGATGCAAATTTACATAGCTTATCTAACTGATAAATGCTAATGAGCTGCTGCACACCAATATTAGGAAATAAAGAATAGCTGTGATTATAAAGATCACCACTTACTGGTAACAAAAGCCTATAGTGTCTTGTTAGGtgtcaattcaattcagttattAAAAGTGTACTCATGGAGCCAGAGCTGCCCAATGAAAGGAAATGAGCCAAATGTAACAATTGTGCTTCACTCAGGCAGCAGCAGACTGaacttttttaatgaaagtccTGAATGCATGAGAAATAATGAGGCAAGGGATCTCAGCAGTCGAAGTTTAGCTGTTCTTTGTCTGGTTTCCTGCCAACAGTCAGACAAAAGAATCAGATGCAGTGCGATTGTTAGTCCACGATGAATCACTGATGAAGTGAATGCTTGTTTGCATGCTTTCTCCTCACAGGTGGATGTGCTGAAAGTAGACATGGAGAGTGCAGAATGGAAGATTCTAGAGAATCTGGTCCTGGAAGGAGTTTTGCATTCTGTAGGCCTCCTGCTTCTTGAGGTCCACCTGCATTGGGCGGGGTTCGAGGTGGGCGGGGACGAGCCAAACGTGGTGTGCTATTGGTTTAGCCTGCTGAGAGAGCTTGAGCATGCACATTTCAGTCTCTAGCACAGCTACAGTGTCTCCGCAAAGCCACGCCTCTTTCTTCAGAGGAACCTACACAACACAAGCAGCACTTATATACTGGGGTGGGTCAACACACGTTACGCTCCGCAGGGAGATCGACTTGCCTGGCACGAATTTGAATTAAGGGGAACATTGTTCAGAAGGGCAAACTTTGAGGCCAAAAGTTGCAACCAGATATGTTCAGATTTGACAGTTTGGCCTGTTCACTGTAGTGCTGTTTTCATATGGCAGAGCTGCATCATCCTTTGTAGGGAAAAAGATGAGGACAAAGGGGGGCTATAAGTGCTTCTAAGCGCTCAGCAGTGTTTTATGTAAAGGTCGTATTATTTCCAGAGGGTCAGCGACGCAGTTAGAAAAGCTTCCGCGGGAGAGAGCCCGTCTACTGCTGGCTACTGGTCAGGCGTTTGACCCTCCGCCTCTTATCGGAAGAATCTGGTCCGTGAACGATGACCCTTCATTCTGGGAGACACAGGGTGAGCGAGTCTTGGCTGGCGGGCAAATGAACAGGctcaaaaaaagagaagtaaTGAGGTTGGAATAGAGCTACAGGCAGGAAAAGAGCtcaaacagaacacagcagacTAGTTTTGTCTCCGGTATGGTCAAAATCTAAGAGACGCACAGCTGACTACAGAGCGGTCCTGCGATTTAAGAAGGTTGGTCAGAGAGCACAGGAGAATGAGCCCCTGGGCTGTCGACGCAGACTGCTTGGACAAATGTTCCCTCCCTCATCCTTggggagaattttttttttagtatcaTCACTATCAGCACATAAAGCTTCTCCGAAATATTAGCTGACTACATAGAAATGGTTTGACTTTGCTGCGTCAGAATACAGTGACGTGATAAATTATGGATGAGACCCAGGAAGTTGACTTCccttgcatgtgcatgcgtgcgagAGACACATAAGCCGTGCTTGCTTAAGCGCGTTCGTGTGCTTCAGCTTTCAGTACTATGGTCTCgtatgtgaaaaaacaaaacaaaaaaactatagAAACCAGCCTTTCACACTTACAAAGCGGTCTCCCCCTTTATAAGTCAAATGCCTGGTTATATAGCTTCCAACGAGGCATCTGCTCCTCACTGAAGCCAGAACTCTGGGCACttaattaaaccaaacaaacaagtaaatgaACTGCACTCACAGGGAACGAAAGTGGCATAAGAAAGGAGTGCAAAATAGGGGCTTTGCATTAGCAGTCTCACCTTGACTCCTCTTGTTCAAAGATaagcaaacaataaatcatCATCTGATTGTGGTGCACAAAGTACGCTCGCCGTCCAAAGGAAATTTGACTTGCCTTTGAGAATCAGGCATGTTTATCATCAAAAGGAAGCAATGCAGTTTGTCACTGCATCAGTAGATTCATGACACGAGGCGGATTAGTGCCTCCCAGCTCCGTGTTATTAATCTGCTTTTGGCTTTGTGTTGGCTGTTTGCTATCACCTTGTTTAAAGGCCATAGTGAAGTTTGGGCAGAAACTGCCAAATGTCTtctagaaaaattatttatagcactttCAGCCTGCTTGGAAACAAAGATGTTTTGTACACATTTGTCCCATTTCAGATGATTAGAAAATGAGGGCCAAAATCATCCTAAAATATCAGCTGCATGTAAAACAACTATAATATTGATCAGATCCAGTTAGACCAGGTTAGAGGAGAGGAACTGGCCATGGTGATTCATTTGGTTAGCCCATACAATGTAGTCAGAGGATAGAGACAACTTAcatcaaatatacaaatgaCAACCCCTTGTGCTGTCAGCCATGTCTGATTCTGATCACCAGTGATACCAAACAGACTgatgtacaaaatgttttattacacttAGAAACAGATGCCTCACGCTGAACTGAAGTGCTGATATGCACGGCTTTAGCAGTGGAGGACTccttaataatgaaatgaaaatatagaaGAGAATTTAAAAGGCCCAtatgcagggggggggggggttacactAGAAATCAGGACTGGATGCCAGTCCATAAACTTCAgtattcacacacagcactgagcaaagcctagaatataaaatacttcAGTGAAACAGCAAGGGTTGGAGAACTGAGCCACTCTCTACTAAGGAGCAGACGCTAAAGCTGCTCAGCTGAGCAAAGACCATGGTGGGGGGTTAAATGGAGCAACCTGactgtctcctccctctgctgttaAGGCTCACTCTTCCACCGGCTCTTCCCCTTCCTTTCCCCTCTTGTCTTGTTAGTCCCAGAGTTTGATTTGTCCGTCCCAGCCGCAGGTGATGACCTTGGAGGTCTCGTGGGGGTGCCAGAGGGCGCTGATGCACACCTTGTCGTGTGCCTTGATTCGGTGGTACAGCTTGGTGGTCTTCCAGTCCCAGATGTTCAGCTTCCCGTCAGCATCACCAGACACCACATAACTACAGTTGGGGGCGATGAGACAAGCACATtatggcagcacagcacaaTGATACTGCGTCCACTATAGACTTACGGTAGATCCATTACTGGAAAGAGAGTCATGTGACTGAGGAGAGCACTTACCTCATATCAGGAGAGAAGTCCACCTGGCAGGCATACCCGGCAACCATGTGGCCCTTAAACACTTTCTTCTTGTTGAGCCTGAACCGATTCTGGGCTCCGAATATCAGGATCTGATTATCCATGGACTGACAGGCTAGCCATTTGCCTACAAGAAAGCAAGCAGACATACAGATAAAGATATCCAGTTCAAAACTGTGCAGTGGTGAACTAAACTTTGTAATGGTAGCAGCGCTGTTTCTAAAGCCAGCTGAGTATCTGATGTGCTCTCGACTCAGACGTCTGCCCACGTGAAGAGGAAGGCAAGGGCATGTAAACAGATCAGCACACAAAATCCCCCTCAAAAGAGAACAAGCACGTGTGAAGGAGCAGAAAAAAGCAACCTCCACCTGCCTTGATACACGTGGCTGCCAGCGAGATCAAAGGTGGCGTTTGCCACTGAAGTAGCGATCCCTTTGATCAGCTCGAGTGAACGCTCAAGTTCACACTCGAGTGCGTACTTCAACCGCAAAACAGCTGCTTTTCATCTATCGTGCGTTCTTCCGGAGGCGGCTCCCCGCTCAGTCTGCATGAGCCCCACATTAGGCCCACTGCATAGTCAGTTAAAACTTGCACCAGCCTGCCTGGCTCCCCCTAACGGCATATGGGCCCAAGCCCTTCAATGCACGCTTTCAAGGAAAATAgaaattgaaaacaaaagaaaataaactcatatatatatatatatatatttatatatataaaagaaaagaaaagaaagaataagggaagagaggtgaggaagagttcatttttctgcctcttttccATTTCCTTCCTACAGTTGGTCTTTATGGGAGTGAGAGAGTACATAAGAGTTCCATAAATTATGCACTACCAGGAAGGAAACaagatgtgtaaaaacaaatctgaaaactCCGTATGAGACACTGggggaaagagaaatggagtcaaaaaatattatttgaaaggCAAAAAATGTGCACAACTACTCACTTTGGGGAGTGCCAGCCACAAAGAATTTAATGGAAGTCTGAAAGTGGAAAGGAAAgcgggtgtgtgcatgtgcatgcagagGAGGTACTGTACCAGTGAAGCAATGCCCAAGCAAAAGCACACTCACCACTGGGTGATAACGTCACCGCAGGCATCGAATGCATACTGGGCTGCGCAATGTACTTGAAATCCACTGCAATGTCCCTAAAAAAAACGAGAGCAGGTGTTGATGAAAACCAGACACCTTCAGTTCATGCAACGTGAGCGCATTTAATGTTTAGCACCAAACTATGGTGTAGAGGAAGCAGACCGGGCCACTCGACCTGCACAAACTAGAATGAGTGCATATGATGTGgagctacatttttaaatatttgagcctcaaacttattttattgtggttttcctccttttctttctgttctggctGTGTAACTAAACACTCCTGATTAGCCAGTGACACTCTGTTGACAAAGAAGGTAAATTTGTCATCTTTCCTACCCCAAAGAGAGACCGGCTATTCGTGTCATCTTGGAATCATGGCCCAGACAGTGGGTTTTGTAGTCCGTCCCAGACTACAAAACGCAAATACTGGCAGAAGCTACAAAATCTACTGAGAAAAATGTAGCTTGTAAGACAATGATACTGCAGTCCAGTCTTATCCTCATCCGTCTCACCACCTAGGGAGCACGTTAGTATGGAgtgactcaaaaaaaaaaaaaacattttcccaaaGTGGAGATTTAAACAGTTAAGACAGTGTATTGAAGTGAAAATTCATCAAAAGGCAACGTCGCACAGAAGTTAACCCAAAAACTGCTACATTCATCACATCTGAGAGTAATTGCCCTGTGCCACACACTATACGATACATGATATTTAATGCCTATTTAAAAAGTTACCGTGGCAATAATTAGTGCCCCAATGTCAAACTACCACCAAGGCCTAAGCTGAAAGCCAATCAACATCTACATGTAAATAAGTCCACTCTAAAGACTCTCGCCAAGAGACAGATAACTGACTAACCCCAGGTGTTCTATATTTTTGCAGAGGGTTGTTCAATTATCAATCTCTATCGCCATATGCAAATTAGGACAAAATGCAGTAGCACCATATAATCACGGTAAAAGGGTTCAATGTGCCAGTAATTCACATATGAATGTGGAATCTTGTTATTGCAGTGCTATTTGTTATTAACATCTTGTTAAATCTGTCAGTAGGTTTTATGAATTCACTATAGGATCAGAGCAAGAAGGGGACTTGTGAAGGAAAACCACAGAGAGAACATCAATAACTCTGAAGGagctacacactacacaattgTCTATAGCACTTGAGACAGAAATGGAGGTTTTGGGCACTTTCAAAATGCTGCATGTGCACCACTGCCCGTTCCTCAACATTTCTCCAACAGTGAAGTATGAGAGAGGCAGCATCATATGTGGagatgcttttcttcagcagaaGCTGGGCTTCTTGTTATAAAGAGAGTTACAAGGACAAATGCATAGTGCAAATGCAGATAAGTACTGCAGAACAACCTGCTTCAGTCTGCTAAAAAGCTAAAGCTTGGGTGAGGTTTCAGCTTTCAGCAGGAAATGATCCCACGCTCAAGGCTAAAGCAATGTAGGAGTGGATGAACAACACAAAAGGTGAGTGAGCTGCACTCAGCCAAGCCAAAGTCCGGATCTCAAACCAATTGAAAATTGGACGTACGATTTGGAAGCTGTTCTATAAGCATTATCCAACCAACCTGAATAACCCGGAGTAAATCTgcaaggaagaaagagaaaagctgTTAACTGCAGCTGTTATTGGTAGCAAAAGTACTACTACCAAGAACTTGGGTGAAGGGGCTGAgtacacatttttaattatttttttaaagatctgctgacaaatgatgaaaatgaaaattaaagttATATCACTAAAAATACTGACTGCAACCACctgcccacccacccacacgtgCTGCCAACcaagcagacaaacacacacacacacacaaacagtaagaGCACGGGGGTCTGAATACTAGACACCCAACACAACAGACAAATCCACGTTGTGGTTCAGCAAAGCACACTGTGCTCAAATCTTTGCTGGccaagatggggggggggggggggggcagcaacAATAAAGCTTCTAGAAATGCAGCTCAAGAGCAGAAACCTCCACAAACCAGCCACTCTGAAGATGTTCCTCACTGAGTGTGAACgagtgtgcacgcatgtgcaaGCAAAGATGGTCATTTTTTCCACACCCCTGCCCATGGCTTTGTTAGGAAACCAACATTCTTCCATGGCTCAGGAAGTGGAGTGGAGGTGCAGAACTAGCCTAGCGGGTGGCTGGGTCGGGCATCCGCGGGGCTGATGAGACCGTGCTAGACCAGCTCGTTAAACGAGAGCGTGGACCACTGGGGAAGAAGGTGGCAGCATGACCACGATCACCACTGCGTGAACTGTGACCTGCAGCTTTTGTGAGGGGCCCAGAGCAATGGAGACTCCTCAAGCAGGGAGGTCTCATGGCAAAGAACTTATTTACCTCGGTTCTGCATGcaattacaatattaaaacagtGCATTTGCTTAATGTCTTTTACAGATTATACTGCACACAGATGTTGACATGGCCAGCTGGAGCGTGTCTATACAAACAGTTTAAGtcaatgttttgcatttgaaaattaaaaattttaaatatgcatCTAAAAACTTTCCCCATATGCACTGAATCCAACTACTGCTGGCCAATTCTGCATTTGACTCACACATTAACCAGCAACCCATCAAGTTCAGTGTGGTCACATACAACACACCGAGTTAAAATCAATATGAGAAACAAAAGGTTGTTCATTAATATGTGAATGTGGCACTGCCCACTCACCACTCCCACACGCGCAAGCTCTTGTCACCAGAGGTGCTGACGAAGCGGCGGTTCTCGTCCACAAACGTGATGATGTTGACGGCTCCCAGGTGGCGGGAATGTGAATCTATCCATCCTTCAGTACCCCTCCTCCTCACattacacacgcaaacacacacacaaacacacacgcaaacactcTTTCCTTCTATTGAGGGAAGCACAGAGCGTGAAATAATGTCCTGTCTTCAGATTTAGTGAGGGTAACCAAGGCTTCTcttgggtgtgggtttggggaTGTGCgagtatgcatgtgtggacAGTCTAACTCCTAAAAACTAACAGCAAGATGAACGCTAAGGACAGTCTTAGGCAGTCTATCTCAGGCATGTGCACacgtacacccccccccccatgcatgCATATAGCTTACCTGCACAATCTTCTTGTCCGACATTCCGGCTACAAACAGGTTTTGTTTGTCCTCGTCTGGGTTAAACTTTACACAGTAGGGGACTTTCCTGTTAGTGAACCTGGAGATGCACTGACCTGAAGGCAGAAGGAATTCTGTCAGAGTGGTCAGCGCACACCAACATCCTCCACCCCTCAACCTCTTTCAGCACACAGGAGGTGCACTCCTCTCCCCAGAGGAGTACAGGGTGGGAAGGAAGCAGGCCGCCTGAGTGAGTGAATCCTAAGCTCAGACACGGATGTCACTGATCAAAGCACAGCGATGCGAGTTACTCCACTTCCGGTTTCAGAATCTGACCCAAGAACAACCCTGTGCACCCTGTATGAGTGGCTCCTCCTAgcggaggagcagagagaagggaCGAGTATATGCTGGTGAAGGAGACTCCCGTCCGTACAGAGACACGACTGGCAGAGTGCTCTTCTTTAAAGACCCCAACAGAAAAGTTGCATGCCAACTCAATGTGAGAGAAACACTTCGAAGCTAGGGAGGCACAGAAAACAGGTTGGTCTCCAaaaggtgtgtgcgtggtgcTCACCTGTCTCAGAGTCCCACAGCTTGAGGTAGCGATCGTAACCAGCGCTGAGGAATTGAGTTCCAGCGTTGTTGAAGCAGATGTCGTGCACTGCCTTACTGTGACCTGCAGCAAGGAGAAGGGCCATGGAGAAAGCAAGCCATTAGCATTTGCCTTCATCTGTTCTGACACTGTTGTGTCCCGGACAAGCACATATAATAAGGTAGACTGAGATCATCAGCGGAAAATGACATGAGAACAAGAAGTATAATGTGACagtacatgtgagagagaacgcGAAAGAGAGATACACTGACAGAGTATCCTGCTctattcttttctctttgtacatGGAACATGTGTGACAGTTATGAGACAAAACTTGCTGTGGACCACCCAGCACTGGTTTGGAGGGGTTTCTGCAACAGCTAGCGAATGTAACCGGGGCGGTGCCCCACAGATACTGGCTTGGGTAGCAGGGACCCGTTAACGACGCCTCCAGTGAGCCCGTGCTCATGCTGCGGGGCTCGATCGCCTGGCAACCGCCTCCCTCTCGCCTCAGCGGAAACAAAGGGCCAAGCACGGCCAAGAGCCAAGATCTGCGTTCACTGCAGCCACACGTGGCAGCACAATCTAGCAGCACTTCAAGAAGAAAGCTAGCGCTGAAGGAACAGGCCGACAAGCCGTGCTAATGAGGGCTGGCAGTCACCAATTAGCACGAGGGCATCTGCATAATTCTAATTAGCGACAGAACATACTCAGCTGTTGCTATTGACGCTGATGTTCATGACATCCGTTTTGATCCTGCAGACAAGTGTGCAGAGTTAAGGCATCTGTGCACTGATGCACGTTCACACTTCACTCTCTGTCCACCCTTTTTAACAGCCCTCTCCACATCTGCCTGTCAGGGACtgtctctgtggttttctcCACCATACACTCACTGTTGAATAATACACGATGGATGCATCTGGACAAGCACAACTCGGCCAGTGGAAAAGCCCGTTTCGACTTTTCTCCACTTCGTCTATAGGCTGGGAAAACATAGAAGATTCTGTACACGTTACCTGCACACTCCCTCATGAAACCataacacaagcaaaaacattctGGTGGTATCTGACAAAGCTCAAtaaagagaacagaggagggagagacagagggaagcagggaaagagggagagacattgATCAGAGGGCACCTTGTTCTGAGAGCCTTTCATGTTCTCAAGCTCAGTCTCATCAATTCTCTGCCTTGAGgtgcaaacaaaataacatcacTATATTCATCTGGAGCACCAGATCTTTCTGCAGGTACATTGCAAACCTGagttattttcctttaaaatttgTGCCCTAAATGTCCTTTTATAACAGCGCTCTAAGATGGAGTCAAGAGCTTTCTGGATTATGAAACAGCTACTCAGGAAACACCCCTTCTTACCAATAAATGTCCGTAAGCACCTCCTGCCACTGTAGACTTCCCAAAgctacaaaaggaaaaaagagctttaaatcccatgcaacacatatgacaaATGGCAGAAACTGGAAATTTA
Protein-coding regions in this window:
- the LOC118241319 gene encoding pre-mRNA-processing factor 17-like, with amino-acid sequence MALLLAAGHSKAVHDICFNNAGTQFLSAGYDRYLKLWDSETGQCISRFTNRKVPYCVKFNPDEDKQNLFVAGMSDKKIVQWSTLSFNELV